The Synechococcus sp. Nb3U1 genome contains a region encoding:
- a CDS encoding site-2 protease family protein produces the protein MNIATEITPLFLLATLAFLGWGFWRARKRGSVALWVWLQGSLLLLPWVAFLGLLLFGIYLNFAGFLLLLLVFTGLYIAVGRKARQLANQELQARREQLASQMEGQPDSAGSEDAPRKLDTASSEAVPHRLSAEDLQAIQSIFGIDTFFATETIPYGEGAIFKGNLRQDPEVVLPLLIDKLKERVGNRYQLFLVEDPSEKPAVVVLPDEIVNYRASTGAKILAGALLFFSFIATLEVGANLFGFRLLDAPGRWVEALPVSVGILATLLVHEAGHRWMAGKYGVRLSPAFVIPSFGIGTLGSLNRIESPVPNRKALFDIAFAGPAAGGLLSLLVLLIGLLLSGSAGLYVPTDLFRSSILVGTLARLVLGGEFQSEVIAIHPLVAVGWIGLGITALSLLPTGQLDGGRIMQAVYGRKTAARATFITLIALAVASFSNVLALYWALLILFIAREPERPPQDEISETDGQRDALALLALFLMVMTLLPIAPALAGFLNFPNG, from the coding sequence ATGAACATCGCTACCGAGATTACCCCCCTGTTTTTGTTAGCGACGCTGGCGTTTTTGGGTTGGGGATTTTGGCGAGCGCGCAAGCGGGGATCCGTTGCCCTCTGGGTTTGGCTACAGGGATCCCTGTTGTTGCTGCCATGGGTGGCATTTTTGGGGCTGCTGCTGTTTGGGATCTATCTCAATTTTGCCGGGTTCCTGTTGTTGTTGCTGGTCTTTACGGGGCTCTACATCGCCGTGGGGCGCAAGGCGCGGCAATTGGCAAACCAAGAGTTGCAAGCCCGCCGTGAACAACTGGCCAGTCAAATGGAGGGGCAACCCGACTCCGCAGGATCTGAAGACGCACCGCGAAAGCTCGACACTGCTTCTTCAGAGGCCGTTCCCCACCGTCTTTCTGCCGAGGACTTACAAGCGATTCAGTCGATTTTTGGCATTGATACTTTTTTTGCCACAGAAACTATCCCCTACGGAGAAGGGGCGATCTTTAAGGGCAATCTGCGCCAGGATCCAGAGGTGGTTTTACCCCTGTTGATCGATAAGTTGAAGGAGCGGGTGGGCAATCGCTACCAACTGTTTTTGGTGGAGGATCCCTCGGAAAAACCGGCTGTGGTGGTGCTGCCGGATGAGATCGTCAACTACCGGGCTTCTACAGGAGCCAAGATTCTGGCGGGAGCACTGCTGTTCTTTAGCTTTATCGCCACATTGGAGGTGGGGGCAAATCTGTTTGGCTTCCGCCTGCTGGATGCGCCAGGACGCTGGGTGGAGGCTTTGCCCGTCTCGGTGGGGATCCTCGCGACCTTGCTCGTGCACGAGGCGGGCCATCGTTGGATGGCGGGAAAGTATGGAGTACGCCTCAGCCCTGCTTTTGTCATTCCCAGTTTTGGCATCGGCACGCTGGGATCCCTGAATCGGATTGAGTCGCCGGTACCCAACCGCAAAGCCCTCTTCGATATTGCCTTTGCTGGGCCAGCGGCGGGCGGGTTGCTCTCTCTGCTGGTGTTGTTGATAGGGCTGTTGTTATCCGGTTCGGCGGGCCTGTATGTGCCCACGGATCTGTTCCGCAGCTCGATTCTGGTGGGAACCCTGGCGCGCTTGGTGTTGGGGGGCGAGTTTCAATCAGAGGTGATCGCCATTCACCCGCTGGTGGCGGTGGGGTGGATTGGCCTTGGGATCACGGCTTTGAGCCTGTTGCCTACCGGTCAGTTGGATGGCGGACGGATCATGCAGGCGGTGTATGGACGCAAGACGGCGGCTCGGGCCACGTTCATCACCTTGATCGCGTTGGCAGTGGCGTCCTTTAGCAATGTTTTGGCTTTGTACTGGGCCTTGCTGATCCTGTTTATTGCCCGTGAGCCGGAGCGCCCCCCTCAGGATGAGATCAGCGAAACCGATGGACAACGGGATGCTTTGGCGTTATTAGCCCTGTTTTTGATGGTGATGACCCTGCTACCGATTGCGCCGGCTTTGGCAGGCTTCCTCAATTTCCCCAATGGGTAG
- a CDS encoding O-linked N-acetylglucosamine transferase, SPINDLY family protein: protein MSTKGGKGFGKSPAPKGSPSFSIESVLTRAVSHHQAGQLLQAIPLYEWILGKSPNHPEVLHLLGVCRQQQGSLDIAIQLIRQAIAQQPQFPDAHFNLGIALKQAGRLAEAETHFRQALEQGGPDPETLYQIGLVLRQQGQLEAARDPLAQALKFQPEFADAAYTLAIILRDCGQEPAAAELFRQLWERDPADLAAGLGWCISQLPLLYEEEQHIWTAREQYRQALLHVKGTLEPLLRDPRLLERAAAGIGSVQPFFLPYQGQNDRELQQIYGSLIHTVMAARYPHPPTPQTQRQGQLRVGIVSGLFRDHSVWKIITRGWVEALDRNQFALYGFHTSDIQDEITQSLPQRFEQFLAGSRSFEDWQTQIRSAQLDVLLYPEVGIDPMCARLATLPLAPVQAMAWGHPETSGLPTMDVFLSSQLMEPEDGATHYCEQRIPLPGIGTYYVPLETQPVAVNWEAWGVERHKILYLCAQSLFKYLPQYDWVLPRIAAEVKDCQFLFLRGRFSQGLRERFWQRMQRVFETAGLRAEDHVLLLPELDPGQYAAYNALGDIYLDSIGWSGGNTTLEALPYGLPVVTLPGSLMRGRHSYAILQQMGIPDTIAHSPEEYVHIAARLGTDPTWRAQIRQQVQERQHRVYRDPAPIRALEQWLLSLER from the coding sequence ATGTCCACTAAAGGGGGGAAAGGCTTTGGAAAATCACCGGCTCCCAAGGGATCCCCATCTTTTTCCATCGAATCTGTTTTGACACGGGCCGTTAGCCACCATCAGGCGGGGCAACTGCTCCAGGCTATCCCTCTCTACGAGTGGATTTTGGGAAAATCCCCCAACCACCCAGAGGTGCTGCATCTCTTGGGAGTTTGTCGGCAACAACAGGGATCCCTGGATATCGCCATTCAGTTGATCCGTCAAGCGATCGCCCAGCAACCCCAATTCCCCGATGCCCATTTCAATTTGGGGATTGCCCTCAAGCAAGCAGGCCGACTGGCCGAGGCAGAAACCCACTTTCGACAAGCCCTAGAGCAAGGGGGGCCGGATCCAGAAACGCTTTATCAGATCGGGCTGGTATTGCGGCAGCAGGGGCAGTTGGAAGCTGCACGGGATCCCTTGGCACAAGCCCTGAAGTTCCAACCGGAGTTTGCCGATGCCGCCTATACTTTGGCGATCATCTTGCGCGACTGTGGCCAAGAACCCGCAGCTGCCGAGCTGTTTCGCCAACTTTGGGAGCGGGATCCCGCCGATTTGGCCGCTGGGTTGGGGTGGTGCATCAGCCAGTTGCCCCTTCTGTATGAGGAGGAACAGCACATTTGGACGGCACGGGAGCAATACCGCCAAGCCCTCCTGCACGTGAAAGGGACGCTAGAACCGCTGCTGCGGGATCCCCGTCTACTGGAACGGGCTGCCGCCGGGATCGGCTCGGTACAACCGTTTTTTCTGCCCTACCAAGGCCAGAACGACCGCGAGCTGCAACAGATATACGGATCCCTAATTCACACGGTGATGGCGGCCCGTTATCCCCACCCGCCCACCCCCCAGACCCAGCGCCAAGGCCAGCTGCGGGTTGGGATCGTCTCGGGGCTGTTTCGGGATCACTCGGTGTGGAAGATCATCACCCGTGGCTGGGTGGAGGCCTTGGATCGAAACCAGTTCGCCCTTTACGGCTTTCACACCTCAGATATCCAAGACGAGATCACCCAATCTCTACCACAACGCTTCGAGCAGTTCCTGGCCGGATCCCGTAGTTTCGAGGACTGGCAGACTCAGATCCGCTCGGCCCAGCTGGATGTGCTCCTCTACCCCGAAGTGGGAATCGACCCCATGTGTGCTCGTTTGGCCACCCTGCCACTGGCACCCGTTCAAGCCATGGCTTGGGGACATCCCGAAACCTCCGGACTACCGACGATGGATGTTTTCTTAAGCAGCCAGCTGATGGAACCGGAAGATGGGGCCACCCACTACTGCGAACAGAGGATCCCTCTGCCGGGGATCGGCACCTACTATGTGCCCCTGGAAACGCAGCCGGTGGCGGTGAACTGGGAAGCCTGGGGGGTAGAACGCCACAAAATCCTCTACCTCTGCGCTCAGTCCCTATTCAAATACCTGCCCCAATACGACTGGGTGCTTCCCCGCATCGCGGCTGAAGTGAAAGACTGTCAATTTTTATTTTTGCGCGGGCGATTTTCTCAAGGGCTGCGGGAGCGCTTTTGGCAACGGATGCAACGAGTCTTTGAAACCGCTGGACTGCGGGCAGAAGACCATGTGCTGCTGCTGCCGGAATTGGATCCGGGGCAATATGCTGCCTACAACGCCCTCGGCGATATTTACCTGGATAGCATCGGCTGGTCAGGGGGCAACACTACTCTGGAAGCCCTGCCCTACGGCCTACCGGTTGTCACTCTGCCCGGATCCCTGATGCGAGGCCGCCACAGCTACGCCATCCTGCAGCAGATGGGGATCCCGGACACCATCGCCCACAGCCCGGAGGAGTACGTTCACATTGCCGCCCGCCTGGGAACCGATCCAACCTGGCGAGCACAGATTCGCCAACAGGTGCAAGAACGGCAACACCGGGTCTACCGGGATCCCGCCCCGATCCGCGCCCTAGAGCAGTGGTTGCTCAGCCTAGAGCGTTGA
- the apcB gene encoding allophycocyanin subunit beta, which produces MRDAVTTLIKTYDLTGRYLDRDAMDALKSFYDSGLRRIKAVNVINLNSVDIVKTAAAGMFAQVPDLIRPGGNAYTTRRYATCLRDMDYYLRYASYALVAADTSILDERVLAGLRETYNSLGVPIAPTVIGIQNMKGRTLELLGSDEDYSFVAEPFDYLSDGLSETDI; this is translated from the coding sequence ATGCGTGATGCTGTGACCACACTGATCAAAACCTACGACCTGACAGGCCGCTACCTTGATCGGGATGCGATGGATGCCCTCAAGTCTTTTTATGACTCGGGGCTACGGCGCATTAAGGCAGTGAACGTGATCAATCTCAACTCGGTGGATATCGTCAAGACGGCTGCTGCGGGCATGTTCGCCCAAGTACCGGATTTGATTCGTCCGGGGGGCAATGCCTATACCACCCGCCGCTATGCCACCTGTTTGCGGGATATGGACTACTATCTGCGCTATGCTTCTTATGCTCTGGTGGCTGCCGATACCAGCATTTTGGATGAGCGGGTGCTAGCGGGGTTGCGGGAAACCTACAACTCCCTTGGCGTGCCGATTGCCCCAACGGTGATCGGCATTCAGAACATGAAAGGGCGCACCCTGGAGCTGCTGGGATCCGACGAAGACTACAGCTTTGTGGCCGAGCCCTTCGACTACCTGAGCGACGGACTGAGCGAGACCGATATTTGA
- a CDS encoding carbohydrate ABC transporter permease: MQGASTAEESSLLDSQPARILRPILGLTAIFAAFGWSTGFMRDPNAPAWQLLLVALAIGVLGVWTLFFLANDLVSRFPRLWAERIRPYIFVGPGLLLLFAYLVFPTVQTLYLSFLDARSQRWVGWQNYQFAFTDRTMLIAFRNNLLWLVLVTGISVSLGLLIAVLVDRVRWEPLAKSLIFLPMAISFVGASVIWRFMYAFQPPGRPQIGLLNAIWTGLGGNPIGWLQTQPLNTFALIVIMIWLQTGFCMVILSAAVKSVPSELLEAARIDGANEIEIFFQVIIPYVSKTVMTVATTVVILVLKVFDIVYVMTSGQFGTEVIANRMYSEMFRFRHFGRGSALAVILLIAVLPVMIGNIRSWRRAQ, from the coding sequence ATGCAAGGGGCAAGTACCGCTGAAGAGAGCAGCCTACTGGACAGTCAACCGGCTCGCATCTTGCGACCTATTTTGGGGTTAACCGCCATTTTCGCCGCCTTTGGCTGGAGTACCGGGTTCATGAGGGATCCGAACGCGCCCGCCTGGCAATTGCTGCTGGTGGCTCTGGCGATCGGGGTGCTGGGGGTTTGGACGCTCTTTTTTCTAGCCAACGATTTGGTATCGCGCTTTCCGCGGCTCTGGGCAGAGCGGATCCGGCCCTACATTTTTGTGGGGCCGGGGCTGCTGCTGTTGTTTGCCTATCTAGTTTTCCCCACGGTGCAAACCCTTTACTTAAGTTTTTTGGATGCCCGTTCCCAGCGCTGGGTGGGCTGGCAGAACTACCAATTTGCCTTTACCGACCGCACCATGTTGATCGCCTTTCGCAACAACCTGCTCTGGCTGGTGTTGGTCACCGGGATCAGCGTTTCCTTGGGTTTGCTGATCGCCGTCTTGGTGGATCGGGTGCGTTGGGAGCCACTGGCCAAGTCGCTGATCTTTTTACCGATGGCGATCTCTTTTGTTGGGGCTAGTGTGATTTGGCGCTTTATGTACGCCTTTCAACCGCCGGGGCGACCGCAGATCGGCCTGCTCAATGCCATTTGGACGGGGCTGGGCGGCAACCCGATCGGCTGGCTACAAACGCAACCCCTGAATACCTTTGCCCTGATCGTGATCATGATCTGGCTGCAGACGGGCTTTTGCATGGTGATTTTGTCGGCAGCGGTGAAATCTGTGCCCAGCGAACTCCTGGAGGCAGCCCGCATCGACGGGGCCAACGAGATCGAGATCTTCTTTCAGGTGATCATCCCCTACGTCAGCAAAACAGTGATGACGGTGGCCACTACGGTGGTGATTCTGGTGCTGAAGGTGTTCGATATCGTCTACGTCATGACCAGCGGCCAGTTTGGCACCGAGGTGATCGCCAATCGCATGTACTCGGAGATGTTCCGCTTCCGCCACTTTGGACGGGGCAGTGCCCTGGCGGTAATCCTGTTGATTGCGGTGCTCCCGGTGATGATTGGCAATATTCGCAGTTGGCGACGTGCCCAGTAG
- a CDS encoding DMT family transporter: MPQFVTFSQPIWQRLLMIAPFFLWGSAMVVMRDALAETTPLFIAILRLLPAGILVLAFRLWQGRGSEAESNPKPWHPQGLRGWLWVLAFALVDGTCFQGFLAQGLTETGAGLGSVLIDSQPLAVALMATWFYRERMGSLGWLSLGVGVVGIGIIGLSGEGSLQLNSGVIWMLMASLSMAIGTVMMPKVAEVADPVLATGWHMVLGSLPLILLSGLTETQQWQELSGSHWLGLLYASVLGSALAYALFFYFASQENLTEFSSLTFLTPVFALLFGSTFLGESLTQLQWLGVGITLICVYLINHRQEWQNRLRLGWKGILAELGLGWVVSTVEIRDGNPD; encoded by the coding sequence ATGCCCCAATTTGTCACGTTTTCTCAGCCTATCTGGCAGCGCCTGCTGATGATCGCCCCCTTCTTCCTGTGGGGATCGGCCATGGTGGTAATGCGCGATGCCTTGGCGGAGACGACCCCGCTGTTTATCGCCATTTTGCGGCTGTTGCCAGCAGGGATCCTGGTGCTGGCCTTTCGGCTTTGGCAGGGGCGCGGCTCTGAGGCTGAATCCAACCCCAAACCCTGGCATCCCCAGGGGCTACGGGGCTGGCTGTGGGTGTTGGCTTTTGCCCTAGTGGATGGCACCTGTTTTCAGGGATTTTTGGCTCAAGGGTTAACCGAAACAGGCGCTGGGCTAGGTTCTGTCTTGATCGACTCCCAACCGCTGGCGGTAGCTTTGATGGCCACCTGGTTCTATCGGGAACGGATGGGATCCCTGGGCTGGCTCAGCTTAGGGGTCGGGGTCGTGGGCATTGGTATCATTGGCCTATCCGGGGAGGGATCCCTGCAACTGAACTCCGGCGTGATCTGGATGTTGATGGCCTCTTTGTCGATGGCGATTGGCACCGTGATGATGCCGAAGGTGGCGGAAGTCGCCGATCCAGTCTTGGCGACGGGTTGGCACATGGTGTTGGGCAGCCTGCCTTTGATTCTGCTCTCGGGGCTGACGGAAACTCAACAGTGGCAGGAGTTGAGCGGATCCCATTGGTTGGGCTTGCTCTATGCGTCTGTGCTGGGTAGTGCACTGGCCTATGCCCTCTTTTTCTACTTTGCCTCTCAGGAGAACCTCACCGAATTCAGCTCCCTCACTTTTCTCACCCCTGTCTTTGCCCTTCTGTTTGGCAGCACCTTCTTGGGGGAATCCCTGACGCAGTTGCAATGGCTAGGGGTGGGCATTACCCTCATCTGTGTCTATTTGATCAACCACCGCCAAGAATGGCAGAACCGGCTGCGCCTGGGCTGGAAAGGGATCCTCGCCGAGCTAGGCTTAGGTTGGGTGGTGAGCACCGTCGAAATTCGGGATGGCAACCCAGACTGA
- the truB gene encoding tRNA pseudouridine(55) synthase TruB yields the protein MAMGSLEGFLNLDKPAGFTSHDGVAIVRRVLRTRKVGHGGTLDPAATGVLPIAVGRATRFLSFLPGEKVYRATFRLGQRSDTDDAEGQIQVGSPCAELGRELVEQALREFVGKILQVPPLYSAVKRQGKKLYQLARAGVEASELQLEPRPVSIHQLHLLDWRPGDFPEMDLEITCGSGTYIRAIARDLGEKLGCGGLMSRLRRLQSGPFRIEQSVSLDTWQGSADPTAALWPIETGFLHWDPIQLSPDMAHRWQQGQGVDVGSLTPASENLRVQGSDGEFLGLGHCQEARLKPLRVLLPDP from the coding sequence ATGGCCATGGGATCCCTAGAGGGCTTTCTCAACCTGGATAAACCGGCGGGGTTCACCTCCCACGATGGTGTGGCGATAGTGCGGCGGGTCTTGCGCACGCGCAAGGTGGGGCATGGGGGCACCCTTGATCCGGCGGCGACTGGGGTTTTGCCGATTGCGGTGGGGCGGGCGACGCGATTTCTGTCCTTTTTGCCGGGGGAGAAAGTGTATCGGGCCACCTTCCGCCTGGGGCAACGCAGCGATACCGACGATGCCGAAGGACAGATCCAGGTGGGATCCCCTTGTGCTGAGCTGGGCCGGGAGTTGGTGGAGCAGGCTTTGCGGGAGTTTGTCGGCAAGATTTTACAGGTGCCCCCCCTCTACAGTGCCGTTAAACGGCAGGGCAAAAAGCTCTATCAGTTGGCGCGTGCCGGTGTGGAAGCCTCTGAATTGCAACTCGAACCTCGCCCCGTCAGCATTCACCAACTGCACCTGCTGGACTGGCGGCCCGGAGACTTCCCCGAAATGGATCTAGAGATCACCTGCGGGTCGGGTACCTACATCCGGGCTATTGCCCGCGATTTGGGAGAGAAATTGGGCTGTGGGGGCCTGATGAGCCGGTTGCGGCGCTTACAAAGTGGCCCATTCCGGATTGAGCAGAGTGTGTCTTTAGATACATGGCAGGGATCCGCGGATCCCACCGCTGCGCTCTGGCCGATTGAAACCGGATTTTTGCACTGGGATCCGATCCAGTTGTCCCCAGATATGGCCCACCGCTGGCAGCAGGGTCAGGGGGTTGACGTGGGATCCCTCACCCCGGCTTCAGAAAACCTACGCGTGCAGGGGAGCGATGGCGAGTTTTTGGGTTTGGGTCACTGCCAAGAGGCACGGCTCAAGCCCCTGCGGGTGTTGTTGCCGGATCCCTGA
- a CDS encoding carbohydrate ABC transporter permease — translation MTPATSAHPARSSALRRGLQGIPLRALILFLCFLWTLPTAGLLISSFRQRSAITSSGWWTVFAHPFEFTQWTLDNYQLVLTSDGMGRAFLNSLLVSIPATVIPITIAAFAAYALAWMQFPGRRWIFAGIVALMVVPLQMSLIPMLRIYTQMGLNGTFLGIWLAHTGFGLPLAIYLLHSSIAGLPKEIIESAAVDGAGHFSTFSRLVVPLSLPAIASFAIFQFLWTWNDLLVALVFLGTRPDVAVVTARLSELVGSRGQDWHILTAGAFITMVIPLLVFFSLQRYFVRGLLAGSVKG, via the coding sequence ATGACGCCAGCCACTTCAGCTCACCCAGCCCGTTCTTCTGCCCTCCGGCGGGGGTTGCAAGGGATCCCGTTGCGGGCCTTGATTCTGTTCCTGTGCTTTCTGTGGACCTTACCGACGGCGGGCTTGTTGATCAGCTCTTTTCGGCAGCGCAGCGCCATTACAAGCTCCGGTTGGTGGACGGTGTTTGCCCATCCGTTTGAGTTCACCCAATGGACTTTGGACAACTACCAGTTGGTGCTCACCTCCGATGGCATGGGGCGAGCTTTTTTGAACAGCCTGCTGGTGTCGATCCCGGCCACGGTAATCCCGATTACGATCGCGGCTTTTGCAGCCTATGCTTTGGCCTGGATGCAGTTTCCGGGGCGACGCTGGATCTTCGCTGGGATTGTCGCCCTGATGGTGGTACCGCTGCAGATGTCGCTGATCCCGATGCTGCGGATCTATACCCAGATGGGCTTGAATGGCACCTTTTTGGGGATCTGGCTGGCCCATACGGGGTTTGGCTTGCCCTTGGCCATTTATTTGCTCCACAGCTCAATAGCGGGCTTGCCGAAGGAGATCATCGAGTCAGCAGCTGTGGATGGGGCGGGGCATTTCTCCACCTTTAGCCGCTTGGTGGTGCCCCTGTCTTTGCCGGCCATTGCTTCGTTCGCCATTTTTCAGTTTCTCTGGACTTGGAATGACCTGTTGGTGGCGCTGGTGTTTTTGGGCACCCGCCCGGATGTGGCGGTGGTGACGGCGCGCCTCTCGGAATTGGTGGGATCCCGTGGGCAAGACTGGCACATTCTCACGGCGGGCGCTTTTATCACTATGGTGATCCCGTTGTTGGTGTTTTTCTCGCTGCAGCGCTACTTTGTGCGGGGCCTTTTGGCCGGATCGGTGAAGGGTTAG
- a CDS encoding ABC transporter substrate-binding protein produces the protein MNPTPRPLSLSLSLVLATSLFACAPQPQQPDTAGARQRVTIFGAFVEEDARRFEASMRPFEEQTGIQVEYEGSGDFETLITVRMEGGDPPDIIAFPQPGLMVEYAREGRLVDLGEVLDSQQLSQGYRSFWLDLGTVDDTLVGVWYRASVKSLVWYPVPQFEEAGYEIPETWDELLALSDQIVADGGTPWCIGIESSGATGWVGTDWIEDILLRTSGPEVYDQWVSNEIPFNDPRVKEAFEKMGEIWLNPDYVLGGTVGILTTPFGDAANPMFEEPPGCYLHRQASFLPVFLPPEVEPGRDIDFFYLPPINPEHGRPVMGAGDVMSMVNDRPEVRQVMEYLTTAEAGRAWAEAGGFLSPHNDADLDWYPDDLTRAQAELLRDADTFRFDGSDMMPGAVGTGTFWTGIVDYLSGRDLDTVLLEIQRSWPQD, from the coding sequence ATGAACCCCACCCCTCGGCCCCTATCCCTCAGCCTGAGCTTAGTTCTTGCCACCTCCCTTTTCGCCTGTGCCCCGCAACCTCAGCAACCGGATACCGCAGGGGCAAGACAACGGGTCACCATTTTCGGTGCATTTGTGGAAGAAGATGCCCGGCGTTTTGAAGCCTCGATGCGGCCTTTTGAGGAACAGACTGGCATTCAGGTGGAATACGAAGGCTCCGGCGACTTTGAAACCCTGATCACGGTGCGCATGGAAGGAGGGGATCCCCCGGATATCATCGCCTTTCCGCAGCCGGGTTTGATGGTGGAATATGCCCGTGAAGGCCGCCTAGTGGATCTGGGGGAAGTGTTGGATAGCCAACAACTCAGCCAAGGGTATCGTTCCTTCTGGCTGGATTTGGGCACCGTTGATGACACCCTGGTGGGGGTGTGGTATCGCGCTTCTGTCAAGAGCTTAGTGTGGTACCCGGTGCCGCAGTTTGAGGAAGCAGGCTACGAAATCCCGGAAACTTGGGATGAGCTGCTGGCCTTATCGGATCAAATTGTGGCGGATGGGGGTACCCCCTGGTGTATCGGCATCGAGAGTAGCGGCGCCACTGGTTGGGTAGGCACCGATTGGATTGAAGATATTCTGCTGCGTACCTCTGGCCCAGAAGTTTACGACCAATGGGTGAGCAACGAAATCCCCTTCAACGACCCACGGGTGAAAGAAGCTTTTGAGAAAATGGGCGAGATCTGGCTCAACCCCGACTACGTGTTGGGGGGCACCGTGGGCATTCTCACCACACCCTTTGGGGATGCCGCCAACCCGATGTTTGAGGAGCCGCCCGGTTGCTACCTGCACCGTCAGGCCAGCTTTTTGCCGGTGTTTTTGCCCCCAGAAGTAGAGCCAGGCCGCGATATCGACTTTTTCTATCTGCCGCCGATCAACCCCGAGCATGGTCGCCCCGTGATGGGCGCTGGGGACGTGATGTCGATGGTCAACGACCGCCCGGAAGTACGGCAGGTGATGGAATACCTGACCACAGCAGAAGCAGGACGAGCCTGGGCGGAAGCAGGGGGGTTCCTCTCTCCCCACAATGATGCCGATTTGGATTGGTACCCGGACGATCTCACCCGTGCGCAAGCAGAACTGCTGCGGGATGCCGACACCTTCCGCTTCGATGGCTCCGACATGATGCCAGGGGCGGTTGGGACAGGCACCTTCTGGACAGGGATCGTGGATTACCTCAGCGGGCGGGATTTGGATACGGTGCTGCTAGAGATCCAGCGCAGTTGGCCCCAGGACTAA
- the chrA gene encoding chromate efflux transporter yields the protein MSSEPSPSQSLVVENEPPEAFPPLSTRLKEIAEVFLRLGSLGFGGPQAHIAMQNDEAVTRRGWMSQEQFTEGVGLCEMLPGPASTQMSIYVGYVRAGGLGAVVAGLCFIAPAFVIEVIFSWLYFRFQGVPQLQGVFFGVAPVVIAIILAFCWKLGRKAIKDWSRGLIAVAAFALLLFGGVNILLLFGLAALVGLLLYGPRSPLPGIPGLLPWPVTTLAQTVVATVPPETLTLSSFWGLERIGTYFWPMTLFFLKVGSAIFGGGLVIIPFIAEEVVEQLGWLTPAEFLDGVAIGQFTPGPVVLTAAFIGYKVAGVLGALTATVAIFAPSFAFILLAAPVLLRVRRNAWVKGSLQAITPTALGAIAAATIPLAQNALLQETIAASWVAVLGVAALVGLMRLKLPTWLLVLAGGGLGWLGSGWVG from the coding sequence ATGTCTTCTGAGCCTTCCCCCAGTCAGTCCCTTGTGGTTGAGAACGAGCCGCCCGAGGCATTCCCTCCCCTCTCGACCCGCCTCAAGGAGATCGCTGAAGTATTTCTCCGGCTGGGATCCCTGGGTTTCGGTGGCCCACAGGCCCATATCGCCATGCAAAACGACGAGGCGGTGACGCGGCGGGGCTGGATGAGCCAGGAACAATTCACGGAAGGGGTGGGCCTGTGTGAGATGTTGCCGGGGCCGGCTTCTACCCAAATGAGTATTTATGTCGGCTATGTGCGGGCGGGTGGGTTGGGGGCGGTGGTGGCGGGTTTGTGCTTTATCGCCCCGGCCTTTGTGATCGAGGTAATTTTTTCTTGGCTTTACTTTCGCTTTCAGGGCGTACCCCAGCTCCAGGGGGTGTTTTTTGGGGTAGCCCCGGTGGTGATCGCCATTATTCTGGCTTTTTGTTGGAAGCTGGGCCGCAAGGCTATCAAGGATTGGAGCCGGGGGCTGATCGCGGTAGCGGCTTTTGCCCTGCTGCTGTTCGGGGGGGTGAATATCTTGCTGCTGTTTGGGTTGGCGGCCCTGGTGGGGCTACTGCTGTACGGGCCGCGCAGTCCTTTGCCAGGGATCCCCGGTTTACTCCCTTGGCCTGTGACGACGTTGGCCCAGACGGTGGTGGCAACAGTTCCGCCGGAAACCCTCACTCTAAGTAGTTTTTGGGGCCTAGAGCGCATTGGCACCTACTTTTGGCCGATGACGCTGTTTTTCCTGAAGGTGGGCAGTGCCATTTTCGGGGGGGGTCTGGTGATTATCCCCTTCATTGCTGAAGAGGTGGTGGAGCAGCTAGGCTGGCTCACTCCGGCGGAGTTTTTGGATGGGGTGGCGATTGGACAGTTTACCCCTGGCCCCGTGGTGCTGACGGCGGCCTTTATCGGCTACAAGGTGGCGGGGGTGTTGGGGGCCCTGACGGCAACAGTGGCGATTTTTGCCCCTTCTTTTGCGTTTATTCTATTGGCAGCTCCGGTTTTGCTGCGGGTGCGGCGTAATGCTTGGGTGAAGGGATCCCTGCAGGCGATCACCCCAACGGCGCTGGGGGCGATTGCAGCAGCAACGATCCCGTTGGCCCAAAATGCCCTGCTCCAAGAGACAATTGCGGCCTCTTGGGTGGCTGTGCTTGGGGTAGCAGCGTTGGTGGGGTTGATGCGCTTGAAGCTGCCCACTTGGTTGTTGGTGCTGGCGGGAGGCGGATTGGGTTGGCTGGGCAGTGGATGGGTGGGGTAG